A window of the Vicia villosa cultivar HV-30 ecotype Madison, WI unplaced genomic scaffold, Vvil1.0 ctg.000761F_1_1_3, whole genome shotgun sequence genome harbors these coding sequences:
- the LOC131631063 gene encoding uncharacterized protein LOC131631063 translates to MFASSEGSVRGETILRNQQKGYQNDTLNPYFMHPNENPALVLVTPLLSSSNYHSWSRSMTMALRSKNKLHFINGALPRPSDLDFNSIFWDRCNTMIMSWIKNSVEHEIAQSILWIENAADMWIELKERFYHGDVFRISDLQEEICTLKQELDNFRPIPTCDCDPTCCAITKIRTYRDSDQVIRFLKGLNDQYAAIRSQIMMMDPLPNICKVYSLLVQQERQSCIPLDEPKVLATPSTNRDPQSISNSRGRGNSRGGRSLGGRGRGNRVCTHCGMTNHTVDTCFKKHGYPPNWKPDGTVNNYTTSHDKSNAHPSDDSEASA, encoded by the exons ATGTTCGCGTCCTCAGAAGGTAGTGTTCGTGGTGAAACCATTCTTCGCAATCAGCAAAAAGGGTATCAAAATGATACTCTCAATCCATACTTCATGCATCCAAACGAAAATCCGGCGTTGGTTCTCGTTACTCCTCTCTTATCAAGCAGCAATTATCATTCTTGGTCTCGTTCCATGACAATGGCGCTACGTTCTAAGAACAAACTTCACTTCATCAATGGTGCTTTACCTCGTCCATCAGATCTTGATTTCAACTCCATTTTTTGGGATAGATGCAACACCATGATCATGTCATGGATCAAGAATTCTGTAGAACATGAAATTGCTCAAAGCATTCTTTGGATTGAAAATGCAGCTGACATGTGGATTGAACTGAAGGAAAGATTCTATCATGGTGATGTTTTTCGCATCTCTGATCTACAGGAAGAAATCTGCACTTTAAAGCAAG AGTTAGATAATTTTCGTCCCATTCCTACGTGTGACTGTGATCCTACATGTTGTGCTATCACTAAGATTCGCACCTACAGAGATAGTGATCAAGTTATTCGATTCTTAAAGGGTTTGAATGATCAGTATGCCGCAATTCGATCTCAAATTATGATGATGGATCCACTGCCTAACATATGCAAGGTTTACTCTTTGCTTGttcaacaagaaagacaatcttgcATCCCTCTTGATGAACCAAAAGTGTTAGCTACTCCTAGCACTAATCGTGATCCACAATCCATAAGTAATTCTCGAGGCAGAGGTAATTCTCGTGGTGGAAGATCCCTTGGTGGCAGAGGAAGAGGTAATCGTGTCTGTACTCATTGTGGAATGACAAATCACACTGTTGATACTTGCTTCAAAAAGCATGGCTATCCTCCCAATTGGAAACCAGATGGTACAGTCAACAATTATACCACTTCACATGACAAATCTAATGCTCATCCAAGTGATGATTCTGAAGCTAGTGCATAG